Genomic window (Leisingera methylohalidivorans DSM 14336):
CTGCGTGATATCCGCGGCTGCCTCGGGGTGGGCCTCCAGAAACCGGGGGCTGCAGACCGGGAAGGTTTCTGCCGCGATCAGCGGGAAATACGGCCGCTCCGGCATCCGCGCCGGGTCCCAGACCACCGCTGCATCCAAACGGCTGAGGTCGATATCGCCCAGCTGGTCGGTGGTTACCACCCGCACCCGGCCGCCGCCCAAATAAGCGCGCAGGTCCGAATAGCGCGGCATCAGCCATTGATCGGCAAAGCCAAAGGTGCAGGCCAGTGTCACCTCGTTTGTCTCCGGCGCGGCCAGAACCTCGCTCCAGGCCTGATCCACATGGCCCAGCCCCAGCGCTACGGCAGCCGCCAGCCGGTCCGCATTGGCTGTGGGCGTGATCCGGTTGTTGTTGCGCTCAAACAACGGCTGACGCAGCCGGTCCTCCAGCGTGGAGATATGGCGTGAGACGGCAGGCTGGCTCAGCCCCAGTTCCGCCGCAGCGCGCGAGAGGCTGGCATGGCGCACGGCCACCTCCAGAACCAGCAGGGAATTCAGTGATCCGGATGTGGGGCGTATCGAGCGTTCCATAGAAAATTGTTAGGGGAAGTATAGCTTCTGGGCCAGTGGATATTGCGGGAGGCAAAGATAGTCTGTGGCGGACTGAGATTTGACCGGCAACAGACAGAGACCTCCTATGCAGCAGCGCCCCCTTTCCCATATCCGCGTTCTCGACTTCGGCCATTATCTGGCCGGGCCTTTGACCGGCATGATGCTGGCCGACATGGGCGCCGAGGTGATCCGCATCACCCCGCCCGGCGGCACCGGATTTGACGGCCCGGCCTTTGACATGCTGTCGCGGGGCAAGCGGACGCTGGAGCTGGATCTGAAATCGCAGGAGGGCCGCGCCACTGCCATTGAACTCGCCAAACGCGCCGATGTGGTGATCGAGAATTTCCGCCCCGGCGTCATGGACCGCCTCGGCCTGGGGCGGGAGGTTCTGAGGGCCGCCAATGATCAGCTGGTGTATCTGTCGCTGCCGGGCTTTGCCTCCACCGATGCGGACCTGGCGGATTTGCCGGCCTGGGAGGCGGTGATCGCCGCCTATACCGGCCAGTTCACCGACATGGGGCTGAACCGCCGCCTGATGGGCATCAACCCGTCGTTTTCACCGCTGGCGCTGGCCTCGGCCTATGGGGCCAGCTTCGGTGCCATGTCGGTGCTGTTTGCCCTGAACGCCCGCGAGGCCAACGGCGGCGACCATATCGAGGTGCCGCTGGCCGCCGCCCTGCTGGAAGGCTTGGTCTATAACTGCGAACAGATCGAGGACTATCCCGAACGCTACAAATCCCCGCGCGAGGTGGAGCTGGACCGCCGCGAAGCCGAAGGGCTGCCGATGAACCTGAAATTCGGCGAGCTGTCAGAGTTCCTCGACCCCTTCTACCGCACCTATACCTGTGCCGACGGCCGCGGCTTTTATGTGGTGGCAGGTTCGGTCGCTGCCCACCCGCGGCGGGTGCTGGAGACCTTGGGGCTCAAGGACCTTGCGGACGAGCTGCCGGATTTCCCGGCTTATCTCGACACCAGGGACTGGCCCGCCGAATGGTCGATGCGCAATTACCCGGTGGGGCCGTCGGATCGGGCACGGGTGTCTTCCGCGATGAAAGCCGCCTTCCTGACCAAACCGTCACATGAGTGGGAAGCGCTGTTTGGTGCGGCCAAGGCGCCTGCCACCGCGCAGCGCTTCACCCGGGAATGGCTGGATGACCCGCATGCGCTGGCATCGGGGCTTGTGCTGCAGGTGGAGGACGCCAAACACGGGCTTATGCAACAGATGGGCAATGTGGCCTGGCTGGCAGGCGATAAGGCTGCGGCGCAGAAATCCAGCGCGGTTGAAGCCGATCTTGCCGCGCTTCTGGCGGAGCCGGAACGTGGCGGCGCGGGCGGGCAGGCGGGCCAGGGCTGGCTCGACGGGCTCAGGGTGCTGGACCTCACCAACGTGATTGCCGGGCCGACCATCGGCTCGACGCTTGCGCGGTTCGGCGCCGAGGTGACGCTGGTGCAGCCGGTGGAGCCGTCCGTGGATCCCTGGAACACCGTTGTCTTCGGCATCCACGCGCAGCGCGGCAAGGAGAGCATCCTGCTGAACCTGCGCACCGATGAGGGGCAGGAGGTGCTGGCCAAGCTGATTGCCGGGGCTGATGTGATCACCATGAATGGCACGGACGGGCAGCGGGACAAGCTGGGCCTGTCGCCGGAGCGGCTGGCGAGGCTCAACCCGCGCCTGATCCTGGTGCAGCTCGACGCCTTTGGCGGCCCCATGCGCGGGCCGAAGT
Coding sequences:
- a CDS encoding LysR family transcriptional regulator, whose product is MERSIRPTSGSLNSLLVLEVAVRHASLSRAAAELGLSQPAVSRHISTLEDRLRQPLFERNNNRITPTANADRLAAAVALGLGHVDQAWSEVLAAPETNEVTLACTFGFADQWLMPRYSDLRAYLGGGRVRVVTTDQLGDIDLSRLDAAVVWDPARMPERPYFPLIAAETFPVCSPRFLEAHPEAAADITQLPPELFLHFDTGSSGFLTWEGWFAKAGLPQPRLGTAAEFDAYPFLLQSVRRGEGIGLGWSGIADHALACGEVLRLGPAVSDRPHSYFLQHRVPGAGASALARMLEWFKHQADPRHLPPGTD
- a CDS encoding CoA transferase, producing the protein MQQRPLSHIRVLDFGHYLAGPLTGMMLADMGAEVIRITPPGGTGFDGPAFDMLSRGKRTLELDLKSQEGRATAIELAKRADVVIENFRPGVMDRLGLGREVLRAANDQLVYLSLPGFASTDADLADLPAWEAVIAAYTGQFTDMGLNRRLMGINPSFSPLALASAYGASFGAMSVLFALNAREANGGDHIEVPLAAALLEGLVYNCEQIEDYPERYKSPREVELDRREAEGLPMNLKFGELSEFLDPFYRTYTCADGRGFYVVAGSVAAHPRRVLETLGLKDLADELPDFPAYLDTRDWPAEWSMRNYPVGPSDRARVSSAMKAAFLTKPSHEWEALFGAAKAPATAQRFTREWLDDPHALASGLVLQVEDAKHGLMQQMGNVAWLAGDKAAAQKSSAVEADLAALLAEPERGGAGGQAGQGWLDGLRVLDLTNVIAGPTIGSTLARFGAEVTLVQPVEPSVDPWNTVVFGIHAQRGKESILLNLRTDEGQEVLAKLIAGADVITMNGTDGQRDKLGLSPERLARLNPRLILVQLDAFGGPMRGPKSDHLGYDDLAQAATGVMLRFGGGMDTPEEHAHFGTIDVLTGFCACVALGGALLRLKETGKGGVARASLAAAGNLIQAQFMYSHAGRAPFDEPSGRQALGWGPFYHCYQAADGWFFFAAPSERGRALARVAELADLAALPEDQLHGALSERFATQPLAHWRAAFAGTSAAAVPLSSLHETRDAALQLESAGSIDLKLATFRVIRHDRHPMRRWCDLVAPNAVRPQAGRITIPGPAPKYGAHTRAVLARSGYTPEQADAMIASGAAGQAWSEKYLPE